From Streptomyces sp. HUAS MG91, the proteins below share one genomic window:
- a CDS encoding helix-turn-helix domain-containing protein, with product MGLNDEVGRRLKGLRQDAGLSLSELARRSGVGKGTLSELESGRRNPTLETLYALTTVLDRPLSAVLDDPPAGVREGVAGVSGSAVTAVLVERYEDERAATDVFRVTIAGGATQESAAHAPHTTESLMVLSGTAVVGLRGATQTAGPGGHAQWPADVPHLYSAPQGEVHGILFVRYPKDPPGPRPAAASRSGSRR from the coding sequence TTGGGTCTGAACGACGAAGTGGGGCGCAGGCTGAAGGGGTTGCGCCAGGACGCCGGCCTGTCCCTGTCCGAACTCGCCCGGCGCTCGGGCGTCGGCAAGGGCACCCTCTCGGAACTGGAGAGCGGCCGCCGCAACCCCACCCTGGAGACCCTCTACGCGCTGACCACCGTGCTCGACCGCCCCCTCAGCGCGGTCCTGGACGATCCGCCGGCCGGTGTGCGCGAGGGCGTCGCCGGTGTCTCCGGCAGCGCCGTCACCGCGGTCCTCGTCGAGCGGTACGAGGACGAGCGGGCCGCCACCGACGTCTTCCGCGTGACCATCGCCGGCGGCGCCACCCAGGAGTCGGCCGCGCACGCCCCGCACACCACCGAGAGCCTGATGGTGCTCTCCGGCACGGCGGTCGTCGGTCTGCGGGGGGCCACGCAGACGGCGGGCCCTGGCGGTCACGCCCAGTGGCCCGCCGACGTGCCCCACCTCTACAGCGCCCCTCAAGGAGAGGTGCACGGCATCCTGTTCGTCCGGTATCCGAAGGACCCACCGGGCCCTAGGCCTGCGGCGGCGTCTCGTTCCGGTTCACGTCGTTGA
- a CDS encoding benzoate/H(+) symporter BenE family transporter gives MAAPPSPSPSPLARIRAAAPPSAVAAGLIAVLVGVTSSAALVFTAARAAGADARETSSWMLAIGVGVAVSSIGLSLRFRAPVVTAWSTPGAALLATGLAGVSMAQAVGAFVFSAVLMIVSGVTGWFAKAMDRIPVPLASALLAGVLLHFGTGLFASMDGSFAIAFPVFVLYLLARRLLPRYAVLVALGGGVVASVLAGGWHLERIRLSLAEPVFTAPSFDWKVLISVGVPLFVVTMASQNLPGVAVLRGSGYQVPVSPMMTWIGAVTAVLAPFGAFGLNLAAITAAICTGEEAHPDRARRYLAAVWSGVFYLCVGLLGATVVSLLAAMPHALVMAVAGVGLLATIEASLAAALADPPAREAAAVTFLATASGVTLLGIGSTFWGLLAGVLTSLITSHRRGRTASSPVPAQPAVSSGTPQRTAP, from the coding sequence ATGGCCGCGCCACCGTCGCCCTCCCCCTCTCCGCTCGCCCGCATACGCGCGGCCGCTCCGCCCTCGGCCGTGGCGGCGGGCCTCATCGCCGTCCTGGTCGGCGTGACGAGTTCGGCCGCCCTCGTGTTCACCGCCGCGCGGGCCGCCGGGGCGGACGCGCGGGAGACGTCGTCGTGGATGCTGGCGATCGGTGTCGGCGTGGCCGTGTCGTCCATCGGGCTGTCGCTGCGGTTCCGGGCGCCGGTGGTCACCGCCTGGTCGACGCCGGGCGCGGCGCTCCTCGCGACCGGCCTGGCGGGGGTGTCCATGGCGCAGGCCGTGGGGGCGTTCGTCTTCAGCGCGGTCCTGATGATCGTGAGCGGGGTGACGGGGTGGTTCGCCAAGGCCATGGACCGCATTCCGGTGCCGTTGGCGTCTGCGCTGCTCGCCGGGGTGCTGCTGCACTTCGGCACCGGGCTCTTCGCCTCGATGGACGGCAGCTTCGCGATCGCGTTCCCCGTGTTCGTGCTGTACCTGCTGGCGCGTCGACTGCTGCCCCGGTACGCGGTGCTCGTCGCGCTCGGCGGCGGTGTCGTGGCATCGGTCCTGGCGGGCGGCTGGCACCTGGAGCGGATCCGGCTGTCGCTGGCCGAGCCGGTGTTCACGGCGCCGTCCTTCGACTGGAAGGTGCTGATCAGCGTCGGCGTACCGCTGTTCGTCGTGACGATGGCCTCGCAGAACCTGCCCGGTGTCGCGGTGCTGCGCGGCTCCGGGTACCAGGTGCCGGTGTCGCCGATGATGACGTGGATCGGCGCCGTCACCGCGGTGCTCGCGCCGTTCGGCGCGTTCGGGCTGAACCTGGCGGCCATCACCGCCGCGATCTGCACCGGCGAGGAGGCCCACCCGGACCGGGCGCGGCGCTATCTGGCGGCCGTGTGGTCGGGTGTCTTCTACCTCTGCGTCGGGCTGCTCGGGGCGACCGTGGTCTCCCTGCTGGCGGCGATGCCGCACGCGCTCGTCATGGCGGTCGCGGGAGTCGGCCTGCTGGCCACGATCGAGGCGTCCTTGGCCGCGGCGCTCGCCGATCCCCCGGCGCGCGAGGCGGCCGCGGTGACGTTCCTCGCCACGGCGTCCGGCGTGACGCTCCTGGGGATCGGCTCGACGTTCTGGGGCCTGCTCGCCGGAGTCCTGACCAGCCTGATCACCTCGCACCGGCGCGGCCGGACGGCGTCCTCGCCGGTGCCCGCCCAGCCGGCCGTCAGCTCCGGCACACCGCAGCGAACCGCGCCGTGA